From the genome of Streptomyces spinoverrucosus:
CTGTTCCCAGTACTTGTCGTGGAGTTCCTTGTCCTGGGTGATGTCCTTCCGCTCCCACGGCACGCCGAGGTCGGCGCAGACCTTCTCGATCACCTGCTGGGCGTCCTCACACAGGTGGCAGTCGGGCTTGCCGATGAGGGTGACGAGGCGGTCGTGCGGCGCGGCGGGCTTCCTGCGGCGGAAAATCGGGCTCATGCCGGCCATTCTCGCGCCGCGACACGCGGTTGTTTAACGGCCCGGTCGCGGAGAGTTCACGGCGTTCCAACCTCTCGACTCCGGAAGCTCCGAACAAAATGGCTATGCTCACGCCATGGCCGCTCTCGGATGGCTCACTCCCCGTAGGCGCTCCGCCACGGCGCGGAGCGTGTTGGCAGGCGAGGCCGCGGCGGAGGCCGCGCGCAAGACACAGGACACCTCCGTCGCCGCAGTCGGCGAGGAGCCGGAGTTTCCCGTGCGCGGCGACGAGAAGGCCGCCGCGTTCTTCGACCTCGACAACACCGTGATGCAGGGTGCCGCGCTGTTCCACTACGGGCGGGGGCTGTACAAGCGGAAGTTCTTCGAGACCCGTGATCTCGCGAAGTTCGCGTGGCAGCAGGCGTGGTTCCGGCTGGCCGGGTTCGAGGATCCGGACCACATGCAGGACGTGCGGGAGTCGGCGCTGTCGATCGTCAAGGGGCATCGGGTGGCCGAGCTCCAGTCGATCGGCGAGGAGATCTACGACGAGTACATGGCCGAGCGGATCTGGCCGGGGACTCGGGCGCTGGCGCAGGCTCACCTGGACGCCGGGCAGAAGGTGTGGCTGGTGACGGCCGCGCCGGTGGAGATCGCACAGGTGATCGCGCGGCGGCTGGGGCTGACGGGTGCGCTCGGGACCGTGGCGGAGTCGGTGAACGGCGTGTACACGGGCAAGCTCGTGGGCGAGCCGTTGCACGGGCCGGCGAAGGCGGAGGCGGTGCGTGCGCTGGCGGCGGCGGAGGGGCTGGACCTCTCGCGCTGCGCCGCGTACAGCGACTCGCACAACGACATTCCGATGCTGTCTCTGGTGGGGCATCCGTACGCCATCAATCCCGACAGCAAGCTGCGCAAGCACGCCCGGGAGAAGGACTGGCGCCTGCGGGACTACCGGACCGGGCGCAAGGCGGCGAAGGTCGGGATTCCGGCTGCGGCTGGGGTGGGGGCGGTGGCGGGTGGTACCGCGGCGGCCATCGCACTCCATCGCCGCCGGCGGTAGCGCCTGCGGCGGGCCTGCTCGGGTTTGGTGGGGGTTGCTGTAGCGCCTGACGCCGGGTGGTGGGGCGGGGCCGTGTCGGGGGGTGTCCGTCCTCGGAACGGCGCGGAATCGGTCACTTACCAACGCCCCCGTGTTGACGCGCCAACCGCTGCGGGCGGACACCCCCCGACACGGCCCCTTCCGTGCGTGGGCGAGTGCGGCTTACATCTGGGTGCGGGCAGCCGGTACCCGTAAGCCGCGGCAGTGCCCTCCGCTTCAGCCGCAGCGCGCGGGGCCGCCACGCCCGGGGTCTGGTGCAACGTGGGGCACATTCGAAACGGGGGCCAATCCAGACCCTGTACCCACGGCGCGCACCTCGCAGTCCCCTCATCCGCACCCGGCCACAACACGCCCCTTACCGACCCCGAAGTCGAGCCCAATCGATCAACAAGCTGTCACTATGCGGCACTTGATCGGCCGTCAATCGGTTACAGAAGCGACGTAATCGATGATTTGAGCAACTGGGCGTAGCAGCGCCTGCACGAAGCGTTATTCTCCTCAGACGCAAACCGGTACCCCTCTCGTCGCTACGACGGGTGAAAGGTCCCGTACTGCACGTGATGGAAGCTCTGCCTCTGGGAGTCCCGTGTACCCACACGTCGGGGTTGACGCCTCGGGCCTGGCTACGCTGCGCGCAACGGTCCAAGACCTGTTGCGCGGCTTCGTCCCCACCGCGTACGCCGTCCCCGCATTCACCACCGCCGCGCCGGTCGGCCCGTGCTACGCACTGGCCGACGGCAGCGCCGCGGTCGGCAGACGAGGCCGCTCGGCCGGAGCGGCCACCGCACGCCGTCCGGCCGCCGACAGCGACAGCGCCCGGATGATGGACCTCGTGGAGCGCGCCCAGGCCGGTGAGGCCGATGCCTTCGGCCGGCTCTACGACCAGTACAGCGACACCGTGTACCGGTACATCTACTACCGGGTGGGAGGAAAGGCGACCGCCGAGGATCTGACCAGCGAGACCTTTCTGCGGGCGCTCAGAAGGATCGGCACGTTCACCTGGCAGGGCCGCGACTTCGGGGCATGGCTGGTCACCATCGCGCGGAATCTGGTCGCCGACCATTTCAAGTCCAGTCGGTTCCGGCTGGAAGTGACCACCGGCGAAATGCTCGACGCCAACGAGGTCGAGCGCTCGCCCGAGGACTCCGTGCTGGAGTCCCTCTCCAACGCCGCCCTGCTGGACGCGGTCCGGCGGCTCAACCCACAGCAGCAGGAGTGCGTGACGCTCCGCTTCCTCCAGGGCCTCTCCGTCGCCGAGACCGCCCGCGTGATGGGCAAGAACGAGGGCGCCATCAAGACCCTCCAGTACCGCGC
Proteins encoded in this window:
- a CDS encoding glutaredoxin family protein, translated to MAGMSPIFRRRKPAAPHDRLVTLIGKPDCHLCEDAQQVIEKVCADLGVPWERKDITQDKELHDKYWEQIPVVLVDGAQHTFWRVNEARLRKALTE
- a CDS encoding HAD family hydrolase → MAALGWLTPRRRSATARSVLAGEAAAEAARKTQDTSVAAVGEEPEFPVRGDEKAAAFFDLDNTVMQGAALFHYGRGLYKRKFFETRDLAKFAWQQAWFRLAGFEDPDHMQDVRESALSIVKGHRVAELQSIGEEIYDEYMAERIWPGTRALAQAHLDAGQKVWLVTAAPVEIAQVIARRLGLTGALGTVAESVNGVYTGKLVGEPLHGPAKAEAVRALAAAEGLDLSRCAAYSDSHNDIPMLSLVGHPYAINPDSKLRKHAREKDWRLRDYRTGRKAAKVGIPAAAGVGAVAGGTAAAIALHRRRR
- a CDS encoding ECF subfamily RNA polymerase sigma factor, BldN family, producing the protein MYPHVGVDASGLATLRATVQDLLRGFVPTAYAVPAFTTAAPVGPCYALADGSAAVGRRGRSAGAATARRPAADSDSARMMDLVERAQAGEADAFGRLYDQYSDTVYRYIYYRVGGKATAEDLTSETFLRALRRIGTFTWQGRDFGAWLVTIARNLVADHFKSSRFRLEVTTGEMLDANEVERSPEDSVLESLSNAALLDAVRRLNPQQQECVTLRFLQGLSVAETARVMGKNEGAIKTLQYRAVRTLARLLPDDAR